One Mya arenaria isolate MELC-2E11 chromosome 7, ASM2691426v1 genomic window carries:
- the LOC128241925 gene encoding uncharacterized protein LOC128241925: protein MKCGSSWASSILSQTNSGLPSKTSSGKMFQRSVTQAMLEDLDENKCSILFLTLTFDQYTRDVIELLRNVLSIEGGIPSQCCFVPDVLSDYQTNRFAFIEKMTGNTNKILLFVFLTTLSYGTKEEKLIHDLLNHCLFKQRIIPQCKVVFLYLTDDDSKQDTRYHGKHIHLKHENAYQNFLSVILRECGINIDERNEDSELLKKK, encoded by the exons atgaaatg TGGCTCCTCCTGGGCGTCAAGTATTTTATCACAAACAAACTCAGGCTTGCCTTCGAAGACATCCAGTGGTAAAATGTTTCAACGAAGCGTTACACAGGCTATGCTGGAAGACCTGGACGAAAATAAGTGTTcaattctatttttaactctaaCCTTTGACCAGTACACCCGAGACGTTATCGAACTTCTGCGGAACGTTTTGTCTATTGAGGGCGGGATTCCAAGCCAGTGCTGCTTCGTCCCGGATGTTTTGAGCGATTACCAGACCAATAGATTCGCTTTTATTGAAAAGATGACtggaaatacaaacaaaattctACTGTTTGTGTTTCTAACTACATTGAGTTATGGTACTAAAGAAGAAAAACTGATACATGACTTGCTAAACCACTGTCTCTTTAAACAGAGAATCATTCCGCAATGCAAGGTTGTCTTTCTTTACCTAACGGATGACGACAGTAAGCAAGATACAAGATACCATGGCAAGCATATTCATCTGAAGCATGAAAATGCTTATCAGAATTTTCTCTCTGTGATCTTGAGAGAATGTGGAATCAATATAGATGAAAGAAATGAGGACAGTGAAttgcttaaaaagaaatga